Proteins encoded by one window of Aphis gossypii isolate Hap1 chromosome X, ASM2018417v2, whole genome shotgun sequence:
- the LOC114132586 gene encoding uncharacterized protein LOC114132586, with the protein MSLSTCGHAVFACVAILVLQSVVYSTDALPTADQSLQSSTPLPLSSRDIEDEVLDTSALSATSTDVAASDYAVKDIALVDSEKGHNIHKPIKKKKPLGKHKKKKNSFKNKFLPLLLIPFVIQTMLIPFFIMKLKLLALKAMAVGKFAILLIIFNMMRNWSQNAHSTSIRGSTGDSLLMAQNYGYNGVPEFGAIFNGR; encoded by the exons ATGTCACTCTCCACGTGCGGTCACGCCGTTTTCGCGTGCGTCGCGATATTAGTATTGCAATCTGTAGTCTATTCGACTGACGCTTTGCCGACCGCAGATCAATCGCTACAGTCGTCCACACCGCTGCCGCTGTCATCGCGAGATATCGAAGACGAAGTACTCGACACGAGTGCCCTAAGTGCTACGTCAACCGATGTAGCGGCTAGTGATTATGCGGTCAAGGATATAGCTTTGG tgGACAGTGAAAAGGGCCACAACATTCACAAGCCTATTAAAAAGAAGAAACCTTTGGGCAAACACAAGAAGAAAAAGAATTCGTTTAAGAATAAATTCTTGCCTCTTCTTTTAATACCATTTGTTATTCAAACCATGCTCATACCGTTTTTcataatgaaattgaaattgttaGCTTTGAAAGCAATGGCAGTGGGCAAGTTCGCAATTCTgttgatcatttttaatatgatgcGTAATTGGTCACAAAATGCACACAGTACTTCGATTCGTGGCTCAACTggg GATTCATTGCTCATGGCTCAAAATTACGGTTACAACGGTGTTCCAGAATTCGGAGCAATATTTAATGGCCGTTAG